In Staphylococcus lloydii, the following proteins share a genomic window:
- a CDS encoding short chain dehydrogenase: protein MKIVVIGATGTIGRRVVEKLQSQHEVVSVGSSSGDYQVDITSVESIKKMYEDISNIDAVISATGGAAFTALPELSVEENQIAINSKLLGQINLVLIGQHYLNNNGSFTLTSGIMMDDPIRLGSSAAMANGGITGFVTSAAIELNNGLRINNVSPNVVEEALDKYGEFFKGFTAVPVDKVADAYVKSVEGAQTGQTYRIYN from the coding sequence ATGAAAATAGTAGTTATTGGTGCCACGGGTACAATTGGACGACGCGTAGTTGAAAAGTTACAAAGTCAGCATGAAGTTGTGTCAGTAGGTAGTAGCTCAGGTGATTATCAAGTTGACATTACGTCTGTTGAAAGTATTAAGAAAATGTATGAAGATATTTCAAATATCGATGCCGTCATTAGTGCGACTGGCGGAGCCGCATTTACGGCACTGCCTGAGCTTAGCGTAGAAGAAAATCAAATTGCGATTAATAGTAAATTACTCGGCCAAATTAATTTGGTTTTAATAGGACAACATTATTTAAATAACAATGGAAGTTTCACTTTAACTTCTGGCATTATGATGGACGATCCTATTAGACTGGGAAGTTCTGCCGCAATGGCAAATGGTGGGATTACTGGTTTTGTAACTTCTGCAGCTATTGAACTTAACAATGGCTTGAGAATTAATAATGTGAGTCCTAACGTTGTTGAAGAAGCATTAGATAAATATGGTGAATTTTTCAAAGGTTTCACAGCTGTGCCAGTAGATAAAGTTGCTGACGCTTACGTTAAAAGTGTAGAAGGTGCGCAGACTGGCCAAACATATCGAATTTATAATTAA
- a CDS encoding DMT family transporter, with amino-acid sequence MLNIKINKSILLAFGVTIFLWASAFPVIKLALQDFKAENLSALRLIIGSLLLCIIGIIKKVPLPLLKDIPFILLLGFCGFTVYHTSLSIGEYYVSAGIASLLVTTTPIFSALLAIFFLREKFSKLAWMGSIIAFLGVALISLGSEGNITVVVIGVILILFASLGESIYFVFQKRYLDKYGFIPFTIYTIVSGAIFMLLFLPGSYNEVQTASTTSLLAVLYLGIFPTVIPYFALAFTIQKIGVSDATISLYLTPLVSILLSYLLLGEIPTLIVIGGGIITLIGVSIVVISVDNH; translated from the coding sequence ATGCTAAATATTAAAATAAATAAGTCTATCCTTTTGGCTTTCGGTGTAACTATATTTTTGTGGGCTTCAGCATTCCCAGTCATAAAATTAGCATTACAAGATTTTAAAGCGGAGAACTTATCAGCATTGAGATTAATAATAGGTTCATTACTATTATGTATAATCGGAATCATAAAAAAAGTGCCTTTACCACTTCTAAAAGACATACCTTTTATCTTACTACTAGGTTTTTGTGGTTTTACTGTCTATCATACATCATTAAGCATTGGGGAATACTATGTAAGCGCTGGAATAGCAAGTTTACTAGTTACTACTACACCTATTTTTTCTGCGCTACTTGCAATTTTCTTTTTAAGAGAAAAATTTTCAAAATTAGCTTGGATGGGGTCGATAATAGCCTTTCTAGGAGTGGCATTAATCTCTTTAGGCAGCGAGGGCAATATTACTGTAGTCGTTATAGGGGTTATTTTAATTTTATTTGCTTCTTTAGGCGAAAGTATTTACTTCGTTTTTCAAAAAAGATATTTAGATAAATATGGGTTTATACCATTTACAATCTATACCATAGTGTCAGGTGCTATTTTTATGCTTTTATTTTTACCAGGTAGCTATAATGAAGTTCAAACAGCAAGTACAACTTCACTTCTAGCAGTACTATACCTCGGTATTTTCCCTACTGTTATCCCATATTTTGCATTGGCATTTACAATTCAAAAGATAGGTGTTTCCGATGCGACTATTTCACTCTATTTAACTCCATTAGTATCAATCTTGTTATCCTATTTATTGTTAGGAGAAATTCCAACGTTAATTGTAATTGGTGGCGGTATTATTACGCTAATTGGCGTATCTATAGTAGTAATTAGCGTTGATAATCATTAA
- a CDS encoding alpha/beta hydrolase, which produces MKKLWVLGASIIAIIVIVSLITVGMNKKQSNSKHQEREKDTQHSKYITSQTPTLFLHGYAGTLNSEKYMVNQAKKKGATKNVITAIVSNDGQVQLKGKLKKNATNPVVQIVLQNNKQGDYDINAKWFKNVLVKLQSEYKIKKFNFVGHSMGNLSFANYMYLYGDDQSLPQLNKQVNIAGTFNGVLNLNEKVNEISVDKNGKPSRMNQPYQKLLKLKGIYKGKHIEVLNIYSDLQDGTHSDGRVSNSSSKSLKYLLGHSPKSYKESKYEGQKAQHSQLHENSQVANELIEFLWGNKN; this is translated from the coding sequence GTGAAGAAGTTATGGGTTTTAGGCGCAAGTATCATAGCAATTATCGTTATTGTGTCATTAATCACAGTAGGCATGAACAAAAAGCAATCTAATTCTAAACATCAAGAGCGTGAGAAGGATACGCAACATTCAAAATATATAACAAGTCAAACACCAACGTTATTTTTACATGGTTATGCAGGTACACTAAATTCTGAGAAATATATGGTGAATCAGGCTAAGAAAAAAGGTGCAACAAAGAATGTTATAACGGCGATAGTGAGCAATGATGGCCAAGTTCAGTTGAAAGGGAAGTTGAAGAAGAACGCAACTAATCCTGTCGTTCAAATCGTGTTGCAAAATAATAAGCAAGGCGACTATGACATAAATGCAAAATGGTTTAAAAATGTTTTGGTGAAATTACAAAGCGAGTATAAAATTAAAAAGTTTAATTTCGTAGGACATTCGATGGGTAATTTATCGTTTGCCAACTACATGTATTTATATGGTGATGATCAATCATTGCCACAATTAAATAAACAGGTAAACATTGCTGGCACGTTTAATGGTGTGTTGAATTTGAATGAAAAAGTAAATGAAATTTCGGTAGATAAAAATGGCAAGCCTAGTCGTATGAATCAGCCTTACCAAAAATTGCTTAAACTAAAAGGAATTTATAAAGGTAAACACATAGAGGTATTGAATATTTATAGTGATTTACAAGACGGCACGCACTCCGATGGACGTGTATCGAATAGTTCGTCAAAATCATTGAAATATTTACTGGGACATAGTCCTAAAAGCTATAAAGAGTCAAAATATGAAGGGCAAAAAGCACAACACAGTCAATTACATGAAAATAGCCAAGTTGCTAACGAATTAATAGAATTTCTATGGGGTAATAAAAATTAA
- a CDS encoding PLP-dependent aminotransferase family protein, which translates to MIKYREIASYIRDKIISGDWYYGMRIPTQRQLANQFEVNRVTIIKSIEILEAEGFVFTKMGSGTYVNDYLDEDFISNKWSEMMDWSLSLRSQYTVQLINKLEADNSYIHISKGELGIDLIPHLELKNAMTNVSKYIGELSFGYNNGYGYIKLRELIANRLSSEGINVTSDNVLITSGALHAIQLLVTGFLSRNTLIFSNTPSYIDSTHVFDYSNMKKVKIPYNNFTEFYSIVNHYPGIKEKAIYVDPTFNNPTGSSLSIKEKESIMTCSKLHNIPIIEDDIYRDIWIDSKPECPIKALDTNGNVIHISSFSKSIAPAIRIGWVIASEKIIEQLADIRMQIDYGSSILSQMVVYELLKNGDYDNHTNRLRKILKDKRDYMLNILDKEFSTLAQWNVPEGGFFIWLTLEKDINIKRLFSELINKEKILLNPGFIYGSEDNTVRLSYAFESKENINYSLKKIKQYVMKS; encoded by the coding sequence ATTATTAAATATAGAGAAATAGCATCATACATTAGAGATAAAATCATTTCTGGCGATTGGTATTACGGAATGAGAATTCCAACACAAAGACAATTAGCCAACCAATTTGAAGTGAATAGAGTAACAATTATTAAAAGTATAGAAATTTTAGAGGCAGAGGGATTTGTTTTTACAAAAATGGGAAGCGGAACATATGTAAATGACTATCTAGATGAAGATTTCATTTCAAACAAATGGAGTGAAATGATGGATTGGTCGCTTAGTTTGAGAAGTCAGTATACCGTGCAATTGATTAATAAATTAGAAGCTGATAATTCTTATATCCATATAAGTAAAGGAGAACTAGGCATTGATTTGATACCGCATTTGGAATTAAAAAATGCAATGACAAACGTTTCGAAATATATTGGTGAACTCTCCTTTGGTTATAATAATGGTTATGGATATATTAAGTTGAGAGAGTTAATAGCTAATAGGTTAAGTTCAGAAGGAATAAATGTCACAAGTGATAATGTTCTAATAACTTCAGGAGCACTACATGCTATTCAACTTTTAGTTACTGGTTTTTTAAGTCGAAATACACTAATATTTTCAAATACCCCTTCATATATAGATTCTACTCATGTTTTTGATTATTCAAATATGAAGAAAGTTAAAATACCATATAATAATTTTACTGAATTTTACAGTATAGTTAATCATTATCCGGGAATTAAAGAAAAAGCTATTTATGTGGATCCTACGTTTAACAATCCTACAGGTTCCTCTCTTTCAATAAAAGAAAAAGAAAGTATTATGACATGCAGTAAATTACATAATATTCCAATTATAGAAGATGATATTTATCGTGATATTTGGATAGATAGTAAGCCAGAATGTCCCATTAAAGCTTTAGATACAAATGGTAATGTGATACATATAAGTAGCTTTTCAAAATCGATTGCGCCGGCAATAAGAATAGGTTGGGTGATAGCGTCAGAAAAGATAATAGAACAATTAGCAGATATTAGAATGCAAATTGATTATGGGTCTAGTATATTATCTCAAATGGTCGTTTACGAATTACTTAAAAATGGAGATTATGATAATCATACAAATAGGTTAAGAAAAATATTAAAAGACAAACGTGATTACATGTTGAATATTTTGGATAAAGAATTTTCTACTCTTGCTCAATGGAATGTTCCAGAAGGTGGATTCTTTATATGGCTTACTCTTGAAAAAGATATAAATATTAAAAGATTGTTTTCTGAACTTATTAATAAAGAGAAAATTTTATTAAATCCAGGATTTATTTACGGAAGTGAAGACAATACAGTTCGTTTATCATACGCTTTTGAAAGTAAGGAAAACATTAATTATTCACTTAAAAAAATTAAGCAGTATGTAATGAAAAGTTAA
- a CDS encoding alpha/beta hydrolase translates to MNKYIEKFQVNDYVITVQLPKSYFKCNNRYYPLLCVQDGDYLFKGRKKEVIFVGIESKDRANDFTPWQASIGSELNGGQADKYLTWLTEKLIPLLRDKYRVSNDNNDIGIAGASFGALVSLYALYTMPQKFGSYILISPSLWYPQFVEFMQNHNAINKEVSVYWYVGLKEGIKHTLRIKKMVPHSLEGVKILEQSLKNNNSRFKFQTSKRGIHRHRFFKKYFNKALKYIY, encoded by the coding sequence TTGAATAAATATATAGAAAAATTTCAAGTGAATGACTATGTTATCACGGTTCAACTACCAAAAAGTTATTTTAAATGTAACAATCGATACTACCCATTATTATGCGTACAAGATGGTGATTATTTATTTAAAGGTAGGAAAAAGGAAGTTATTTTTGTAGGTATTGAATCAAAAGATAGAGCCAATGATTTTACACCATGGCAAGCATCAATTGGTAGTGAATTAAATGGAGGTCAAGCCGATAAATATTTAACATGGCTAACCGAAAAATTAATTCCTTTATTAAGAGATAAATACAGAGTTTCGAATGATAATAATGATATAGGTATAGCAGGCGCTTCATTCGGGGCATTAGTTTCATTATATGCGCTATATACGATGCCACAAAAATTTGGAAGCTATATTTTAATTTCTCCTTCATTATGGTATCCACAATTTGTAGAGTTTATGCAGAACCATAACGCAATAAATAAAGAAGTCAGTGTTTATTGGTATGTTGGGTTGAAAGAAGGAATCAAACATACATTGAGAATCAAAAAGATGGTGCCTCATAGTTTAGAAGGCGTAAAAATTTTAGAACAGAGTTTAAAAAATAACAATTCACGTTTCAAATTCCAAACCTCAAAAAGAGGTATTCATAGACATCGATTTTTCAAAAAATATTTTAACAAAGCTTTAAAATATATTTATTGA
- a CDS encoding NAD-dependent protein deacylase, protein MASNIEQLKEIINNSNKITFFTGAGISVASGIPDFRSMGGLFDEISKDGYSPEYLLSADYLQDDPTGFMNFCHKRLLYTDKQPNNVHQWIADLEKSNQSLGAITQNIDGLHSVAGSEKVDELHGTLNHFYCTNCHKDYSQSYVISNDLSHCEACGNAIRPDIVLYGEMLNQETIVNALSKIRQADTLVVLGSSLVVQPAAGLISNFEGKHLIIINKEPTPYDRDANLVFHEDMVTVINELNN, encoded by the coding sequence ATGGCAAGCAATATCGAACAATTAAAAGAAATTATTAATAATTCTAATAAAATCACATTTTTCACAGGAGCTGGCATATCTGTAGCAAGTGGTATTCCAGATTTTCGTTCTATGGGTGGCCTTTTCGATGAAATTTCAAAAGATGGCTACTCCCCTGAATATTTATTAAGTGCCGATTATTTACAAGATGATCCAACAGGATTTATGAATTTTTGTCATAAACGTTTACTCTATACTGATAAACAGCCTAATAATGTGCACCAATGGATTGCCGACCTAGAAAAAAGCAATCAATCACTTGGTGCCATTACCCAGAATATCGATGGACTCCATTCAGTTGCCGGTAGTGAAAAGGTCGATGAATTACATGGCACATTAAATCATTTTTATTGTACTAATTGCCACAAAGACTATTCACAATCATATGTCATCAGTAATGATTTAAGTCATTGTGAAGCATGTGGCAATGCCATTAGACCTGATATTGTACTCTATGGAGAAATGCTTAACCAAGAAACCATCGTTAATGCCCTAAGCAAAATACGACAAGCCGATACGTTAGTCGTACTAGGCTCTTCACTCGTAGTGCAACCAGCAGCGGGACTCATTTCAAATTTCGAAGGTAAGCATCTCATTATAATTAATAAAGAGCCGACACCTTATGATAGAGATGCAAACTTAGTTTTCCACGAAGACATGGTTACAGTAATTAATGAATTAAATAATTAA
- a CDS encoding ABC transporter substrate-binding protein — translation MKKILVLLLIAFVVLAACGNKDNSKNKSSNKSSDSKQTKTFTQNDGTKVKIPKDPKRIVVLHPTYIGALVKFKHKPVGVIDFVKKNKTLDKATKGAKRVGQTDIEQIAQTKPDLIITSKEDKNIKKLKKIAPTVQFDSKKSNYKETTIQLGEIVNEKAKAKKWVKDWNHQMAQDKEKLGDKIKGKTITAVQSTPKGLVAFGKSLGRGTEIVYDGYGMQMPKALEDKVHNSYNAQISQENLTTYTGDYIILATNGDKPAFTKTNNWQNLNAVKKGHVITLDASDTTYNDPISLEKQHKIILKQLNNMK, via the coding sequence ATGAAAAAGATTTTAGTTTTATTATTAATTGCGTTTGTCGTTTTAGCAGCCTGCGGAAATAAAGATAATAGCAAAAATAAAAGTTCCAACAAATCATCCGATAGTAAACAAACTAAGACATTTACTCAAAATGACGGCACAAAGGTTAAAATACCTAAAGATCCTAAACGTATCGTCGTTTTACACCCTACATATATAGGCGCATTAGTTAAATTTAAGCATAAACCTGTGGGCGTTATAGATTTTGTGAAAAAAAATAAAACATTAGATAAAGCCACGAAAGGTGCCAAACGTGTTGGGCAAACGGACATTGAACAAATTGCACAAACAAAACCAGATTTAATCATAACTTCTAAAGAAGATAAAAATATTAAAAAATTAAAGAAAATCGCCCCTACTGTTCAATTTGATTCAAAAAAATCTAATTATAAAGAAACTACAATCCAATTGGGAGAAATCGTTAATGAAAAAGCAAAAGCCAAAAAATGGGTGAAAGATTGGAATCATCAAATGGCACAAGATAAAGAAAAATTAGGCGACAAGATTAAAGGTAAAACAATCACTGCCGTACAATCCACACCTAAAGGTTTAGTTGCTTTCGGCAAAAGTTTAGGTCGAGGCACTGAAATTGTATACGATGGTTATGGTATGCAAATGCCTAAAGCTTTAGAAGATAAAGTACACAATAGTTATAACGCTCAAATTTCTCAAGAAAACTTAACAACATATACTGGCGATTACATTATCTTAGCGACGAACGGGGACAAACCCGCATTTACAAAAACAAATAATTGGCAGAATTTAAATGCTGTTAAAAAAGGACACGTTATTACATTAGATGCATCAGATACGACATATAACGACCCAATTTCTTTAGAAAAGCAACACAAAATTATACTAAAACAATTAAATAACATGAAATAG
- a CDS encoding BCCT family transporter has translation MIHRKLKDKLDWPVFIISGGVLIIFVIMSSLFTKATSQFIQQGFHYSITYFGAFWQFLLLATFAVGLFLSITKYGRVRLGNTSKPEMSYFKWAAIIITSGLGAGAIFWAAAEPMYYFIDVPPTMDASIKNKSVEAIPAAMAQSFTSWGYTAWAVYGAVSGIIIMYAHYNKGMKILPRTLLYPIFGKKLERSGLGAVIDIFCILGAVAGTIGTIGFFGFQFSYWLHSIFGLPDNIITQVVSVVGLIVVVTFSAVTGIDKGIQFLSKLNVWLALGVAAFIILIGPGIFILQTFMSSYGTYITHFISISTFRGDNKWAGAWMLFFFGWFIGYGPLMGMLVARVSRGRTIREIFILVSILAGLVSQIWFTILGGSGLFYERHQAGTISHPLEKNGLPAAVISIANHLPLGTIVVIVLLLLTLIFVITTADTMSYSISMSVTGQGDPPKLVRVFWVAVMGAISVILINIGEGSIDAIQSFIIITAVPISIIMLPVIWTAPTIAHKLAKEQGIIKVKEKNTFFKFLVPNQILKYTENEKEKD, from the coding sequence ATGATACACAGAAAGTTGAAAGATAAGCTAGATTGGCCTGTATTTATCATAAGTGGTGGCGTACTTATCATATTTGTAATTATGTCATCATTATTTACTAAAGCCACTTCGCAGTTTATTCAACAAGGTTTTCATTATTCTATAACGTATTTTGGTGCTTTCTGGCAATTTTTATTATTAGCCACATTCGCTGTAGGATTATTTTTATCCATTACAAAATATGGTCGAGTCAGATTAGGCAATACGTCTAAACCAGAAATGAGCTATTTTAAATGGGCAGCAATCATTATCACATCAGGTTTAGGTGCGGGAGCTATATTTTGGGCGGCAGCCGAGCCTATGTATTACTTTATAGATGTCCCACCTACGATGGATGCAAGCATAAAAAATAAAAGTGTCGAAGCAATACCGGCAGCAATGGCACAAAGTTTTACTTCATGGGGTTATACAGCTTGGGCAGTGTATGGCGCTGTAAGTGGCATCATCATTATGTATGCACATTATAATAAAGGTATGAAAATTTTGCCAAGAACGTTGTTGTATCCGATATTTGGTAAAAAACTTGAACGCAGTGGCTTAGGCGCAGTAATAGATATATTTTGTATTCTAGGTGCTGTAGCTGGAACGATAGGGACAATAGGTTTCTTCGGGTTTCAATTTAGTTACTGGTTACATAGTATATTTGGTTTGCCCGACAATATTATTACACAGGTAGTCTCGGTTGTCGGTTTAATTGTAGTAGTAACATTTTCTGCTGTAACGGGTATCGATAAAGGGATTCAGTTCTTAAGTAAATTGAACGTGTGGTTAGCGCTTGGTGTAGCTGCATTTATTATTTTAATAGGACCTGGCATATTTATATTACAGACATTTATGTCTTCATATGGTACCTATATTACGCATTTTATTAGTATTAGTACTTTTAGAGGGGATAATAAATGGGCAGGCGCATGGATGTTGTTTTTCTTCGGTTGGTTTATAGGTTATGGGCCTTTAATGGGTATGTTAGTAGCACGTGTTTCTAGAGGTAGAACGATACGAGAAATTTTTATTTTAGTTTCAATTTTAGCGGGATTAGTTTCTCAGATTTGGTTTACTATTTTAGGAGGCAGTGGTCTGTTTTATGAACGTCATCAGGCTGGGACAATTAGTCATCCTTTAGAAAAGAATGGTTTACCTGCAGCCGTTATTTCTATTGCTAATCACCTTCCTTTAGGTACTATAGTTGTCATAGTTTTACTTTTACTGACGTTAATATTCGTTATTACAACTGCGGATACGATGTCGTATTCAATATCCATGTCAGTAACAGGACAAGGTGATCCACCAAAGTTAGTCAGAGTATTTTGGGTAGCTGTGATGGGCGCTATTTCTGTCATTCTTATTAATATAGGTGAAGGTAGTATTGATGCAATTCAATCCTTTATTATTATCACGGCAGTACCTATTTCAATTATCATGTTACCTGTTATTTGGACTGCCCCAACGATAGCCCATAAATTAGCTAAAGAACAGGGAATCATCAAGGTAAAAGAAAAAAACACGTTTTTTAAATTTTTAGTACCCAATCAAATATTAAAATATACTGAAAATGAAAAAGAAAAAGATTAA
- a CDS encoding patatin-like phospholipase family protein, translating into MNNNNEMLNGAVVLGGGGSLAIGWELGYLYALENEGIDIRNADLVIGTSGGAQAATGITSTKSWEEIFNEQIEPKSNEEPPQQNMEAVVAKYSEIAQKSHSPEEWIENYSEFALQKNKFDESEHINRLKHRIKVTSWPQNLMITAIDAQASKRAVFTKDSNVDIYRAMASSGSLPGVWPATTIDGKKYYDGGCHSMENADLAKGANKVLILATNLPVATPYKIDDAIAELQNSGANVKLITPSEDVIQKLNELGGNTVDTAIRPEMARLGQQQGERDAQMIKEFWN; encoded by the coding sequence ATGAATAACAATAATGAAATGTTAAACGGTGCAGTAGTTTTAGGTGGCGGAGGTTCATTAGCTATCGGTTGGGAATTAGGTTATTTATATGCACTTGAAAATGAAGGTATCGATATTAGAAATGCAGATTTAGTTATAGGTACTTCTGGTGGAGCACAAGCAGCTACGGGTATTACTTCAACTAAAAGTTGGGAAGAAATTTTTAATGAACAAATCGAGCCTAAATCTAATGAAGAACCACCTCAACAAAATATGGAGGCAGTGGTAGCTAAATATAGTGAGATTGCTCAAAAGTCTCATAGCCCAGAAGAATGGATTGAAAATTACAGCGAGTTTGCATTACAAAAAAATAAATTTGATGAAAGTGAACACATCAATAGATTAAAACATAGAATTAAAGTAACGAGTTGGCCTCAAAACTTAATGATTACAGCAATTGATGCGCAAGCATCTAAAAGAGCTGTGTTCACTAAAGATTCTAATGTTGATATTTATAGAGCAATGGCTTCAAGTGGTTCACTGCCTGGTGTATGGCCTGCTACAACAATTGATGGCAAAAAGTATTATGATGGTGGTTGTCATTCAATGGAAAATGCAGATTTAGCTAAAGGTGCAAATAAAGTATTGATTTTAGCTACCAATCTTCCTGTTGCCACACCATATAAAATTGATGATGCGATTGCAGAATTACAAAACAGTGGTGCAAACGTAAAATTAATCACGCCTAGCGAAGATGTGATTCAAAAACTAAACGAACTAGGTGGCAATACAGTTGATACTGCTATTAGACCTGAAATGGCTAGACTTGGACAACAACAAGGCGAAAGAGATGCACAAATGATCAAAGAATTTTGGAACTAA
- a CDS encoding 3-hydroxybutyrate dehydrogenase, with amino-acid sequence MLQDKITIISGSASGIGLEIATEFLHQGAKVVFTDINKEQLDRVVNDFKGKGFDCIGVVADVSNEENVKALVDETVAQYGRIDIVVNNAGLQHVSNIEDFPTAKFKQMIDIMLVGTFIMIKHVLPIMKRQQFGRILNMSSINGVIGFSGKSAYNSAKHGIIGLTKVTALETAEDGITVNAICPGYIDTPLVRGQMEDLAKTRNVSVDQVLDEVLFPMIPQKRLVDIQEVADYSVFLASDKAKSVTGQAILIDGGYTAQ; translated from the coding sequence ATGTTACAAGATAAAATTACCATTATTTCAGGTTCGGCTAGTGGTATTGGGTTAGAAATTGCTACAGAATTTTTACACCAAGGCGCAAAAGTAGTCTTCACAGACATTAATAAAGAGCAATTAGATCGTGTAGTAAATGATTTTAAAGGTAAAGGTTTCGACTGTATAGGCGTTGTAGCAGACGTATCTAATGAAGAGAACGTAAAAGCACTCGTCGATGAAACTGTAGCCCAATATGGTCGTATTGATATTGTAGTGAATAATGCAGGTTTACAACATGTCTCAAATATTGAAGACTTTCCAACTGCTAAATTTAAACAGATGATTGATATTATGTTAGTTGGTACATTTATTATGATAAAGCATGTGCTACCTATTATGAAACGACAACAATTTGGTCGTATTTTAAATATGTCATCAATCAATGGTGTTATCGGATTTTCTGGGAAATCTGCTTACAATAGCGCCAAGCACGGTATTATCGGTTTAACTAAAGTTACTGCATTAGAAACGGCAGAAGACGGTATTACAGTTAATGCAATATGTCCTGGCTATATTGATACACCACTTGTGCGTGGCCAAATGGAAGACTTAGCCAAGACAAGAAATGTGAGTGTCGATCAGGTACTAGATGAAGTATTATTCCCTATGATTCCACAAAAGCGCCTTGTCGATATTCAAGAAGTAGCAGACTATTCCGTATTTCTTGCCAGCGATAAAGCTAAAAGCGTAACTGGTCAAGCTATATTAATAGACGGCGGTTACACAGCTCAATAA
- a CDS encoding MarR family winged helix-turn-helix transcriptional regulator, translated as MNEKEFEYRDIKFIGKLSSKIYRRGNIYITEKLKPYGINYIQMMCLVALYIEDGIRQEEIVEDIGIDKASVTRAIKSLEDNAYLTRTRNESDKRAFNLYLTDKAMEFKEISWKFLSEWELMISEGIDDKDKAIAFNVLNQMSINADKYYKDEN; from the coding sequence TTGAATGAAAAGGAATTTGAATATAGGGACATAAAGTTTATTGGAAAGTTATCATCAAAGATTTATAGAAGAGGGAATATCTATATAACTGAAAAGTTAAAACCATATGGTATAAATTACATTCAAATGATGTGTTTAGTTGCTTTATATATAGAGGATGGTATTAGACAAGAAGAAATAGTAGAAGATATAGGTATTGATAAAGCAAGTGTAACGAGAGCGATTAAATCATTAGAGGATAACGCATATTTAACAAGGACTAGAAACGAAAGTGATAAAAGAGCATTTAATTTATATCTCACTGACAAAGCTATGGAATTTAAAGAAATTAGTTGGAAATTTTTAAGCGAGTGGGAATTAATGATATCAGAAGGCATCGATGATAAAGATAAAGCGATAGCATTCAATGTTTTAAATCAAATGTCTATAAATGCTGATAAATATTATAAAGATGAAAATTAA
- the isaB gene encoding immunodominant staphylococcal antigen IsaB family protein, with protein MHKVGKFFSATVVVSTLVLGSTAAYVTTSSSVTHAAEQVQKWGHGEGGASGVSTESTTNLKTVTPWYNYEGYTTYDPSFTQDYNFVRALKYDNVGIDGYKVDTSAKSGVDHSKKVYDTTVDYNSDNKVVQITFFTKPDSVSKDTFKKAHTSNKITDEGKLGNKDGTFVKYGTNNGFYTAYFDQNDYLTEITIGQ; from the coding sequence ATGCATAAAGTAGGCAAGTTTTTCTCAGCAACTGTCGTTGTTTCTACGCTTGTATTAGGTTCTACAGCAGCATATGTTACGACTAGTAGTTCAGTCACTCACGCAGCAGAGCAGGTTCAAAAATGGGGACACGGTGAAGGTGGCGCAAGTGGTGTAAGTACAGAAAGCACTACTAATCTCAAAACTGTAACACCTTGGTATAACTACGAAGGATATACGACATATGACCCTTCGTTCACGCAGGATTATAACTTTGTACGTGCTTTAAAATACGACAATGTTGGCATTGATGGTTATAAAGTAGATACTTCTGCCAAGTCAGGTGTCGACCATTCTAAAAAAGTTTATGACACCACAGTAGACTACAACAGTGATAATAAAGTAGTCCAAATAACATTCTTCACTAAACCTGACTCTGTATCTAAAGATACTTTCAAAAAAGCCCACACTTCAAATAAAATTACTGATGAGGGTAAATTAGGTAATAAAGATGGTACTTTTGTTAAATACGGTACAAATAATGGTTTTTATACAGCATACTTTGACCAAAATGATTACTTAACAGAAATTACTATTGGTCAATAG